The following are from one region of the Nocardioides marmotae genome:
- a CDS encoding DUF1289 domain-containing protein — protein MTTWSEVKRWSGAKVAEAGEALVADVKVLERANDDLRDRAVPDSLVGLSAWAARIKQRSLVSIMEEHVEGARTYAKAVLRAEVRVSALEEVIVQVEHDAKTQEFAVNGDGSVVDIATPRTFETPRQADAWSQQRMRLLDALVERVGQVLTEALEIDSALEDARPDDAFADAGPQGVVDPLARREWEQMSDEERRAVLEEMTARLAEEYGLEDIDLVIEDLEDRDGDGVDDDPSMDSHGFYRDKDRSVHLDSNELDDPDIINTLAHELRHGMQHEVARDNDPNPIDDGLIGLGIKDDPWDPPPGVSRDDAERWAENFDDYKQAEDDFDAYYNQPVEVDAREAGEDYLEDLTREELEELQEASR, from the coding sequence GTGACGACCTGGTCGGAGGTCAAGCGGTGGTCCGGGGCCAAGGTCGCCGAGGCGGGGGAAGCCCTGGTCGCGGACGTCAAGGTCCTCGAACGCGCGAACGACGACCTCCGGGACCGCGCGGTCCCGGATTCGCTGGTCGGGCTCTCCGCGTGGGCGGCCCGCATCAAGCAGCGGTCGCTGGTCTCGATCATGGAGGAGCACGTCGAGGGGGCACGGACCTATGCGAAGGCCGTCCTCCGTGCCGAGGTGCGCGTCTCCGCGCTCGAGGAGGTGATCGTCCAGGTCGAGCACGACGCGAAGACCCAGGAGTTCGCCGTCAACGGCGACGGATCGGTCGTCGACATCGCGACGCCGCGCACGTTCGAGACGCCGCGGCAGGCGGACGCGTGGTCCCAGCAGCGCATGAGGCTGCTCGACGCGCTCGTGGAACGGGTGGGGCAGGTCCTCACCGAGGCACTCGAGATCGACAGCGCACTGGAGGACGCCCGACCCGACGACGCGTTCGCCGACGCGGGACCGCAGGGGGTCGTCGACCCCCTGGCGCGGCGCGAGTGGGAACAGATGAGCGACGAGGAGCGGCGGGCGGTGCTGGAGGAGATGACGGCGCGCCTCGCGGAGGAGTACGGGCTCGAGGACATCGACCTCGTCATCGAGGACCTCGAGGACCGGGACGGTGACGGCGTGGACGACGACCCGAGCATGGACTCACACGGCTTCTACCGGGACAAGGACCGCAGCGTGCACCTGGACTCCAACGAGCTCGACGACCCCGACATCATCAACACCCTCGCCCACGAGCTGCGGCACGGGATGCAGCACGAGGTGGCGCGCGACAACGACCCCAACCCGATCGACGACGGCCTCATCGGGCTCGGCATCAAGGACGATCCGTGGGACCCGCCGCCGGGGGTCAGCCGCGACGACGCCGAGCGGTGGGCCGAGAACTTCGACGACTACAAGCAGGCGGAGGACGACTTCGACGCCTACTACAACCAGCCGGTCGAGGTCGACGCCCGGGAGGCCGGCGAGGACTACCTCGAGGACCTCACCCGTGAGGAGCTCGAGGAGCTGCAGGAGGCGAGCCGGTGA
- a CDS encoding DUF4919 domain-containing protein → MTPAPPTAPPAGRSTSALDEVAGLAAAYARSRTAADLDGLRDAVRRSPGLDPGLDVTTVVRPLLAAGRHAEVVAAVRDLMPGAFLSPSAHLALATAHDGLGDAERAGIERGRAWLALASIASTGDGTPEHPFSVLRVSDEYDVLRSRGLRPAGQRTVTRGGRDLDVLRCSDGSDLWFDVTALRVRG, encoded by the coding sequence GTGACCCCCGCACCCCCGACAGCCCCTCCGGCCGGCCGGTCCACCTCGGCGCTCGACGAGGTGGCCGGGCTCGCGGCGGCGTACGCCCGCAGCCGCACGGCCGCGGACCTGGACGGGCTCCGGGACGCCGTGCGCCGCAGCCCGGGGCTCGACCCGGGACTCGACGTCACCACCGTGGTGCGCCCGCTGCTCGCCGCCGGCCGGCACGCGGAGGTGGTCGCGGCGGTGCGCGACCTGATGCCCGGTGCGTTCCTGAGCCCCTCGGCCCACCTGGCCCTCGCCACCGCCCACGACGGGCTCGGCGACGCGGAGCGGGCGGGCATCGAGCGCGGCCGCGCCTGGCTCGCCCTCGCCTCGATCGCGTCCACCGGTGACGGCACCCCGGAGCATCCGTTCAGCGTGCTGCGGGTCTCCGACGAGTACGACGTGCTGCGCTCGCGAGGCCTGCGCCCCGCCGGCCAGCGCACCGTCACCCGCGGCGGCCGCGACCTCGACGTGCTCCGCTGCTCCGACGGCAGTGACCTGTGGTTCGACGTCACCGCCCTCCGGGTCCGCGGGTGA
- a CDS encoding WD40 repeat domain-containing protein, with protein sequence MTRRRHWTGVAAGVLALAAVASTAGCSGEEDDPGGSGTGLSGDVDRVPGQLVVADWAATDPAGERLVAPCLDELCVWDTASGALRTTYDGGRVVAWSPDGELLATSEVESNRPVVELLDAATGEVSQTLVGHDEVEPGEGAEGIQALAFGAGGVLASAGPDGTVRLWSTDDGSAGAALETASDAPDQLAFSPGGSVLAVAAPDEPVELWDPASGEQVAVLDAPPQETVVYSPDGRLLATATSAADADATVTLWDTATGEPLRTYPGGVQAYRLAFSPDGVVLAMTQKDDADVLLWPVSGDATPRRVSGLAEPARSVLWSPDGSTLWAVSGTEGVVALDARTGRERRRFELPEE encoded by the coding sequence GTGACCCGGCGCAGGCACTGGACCGGCGTCGCAGCGGGCGTCCTGGCGCTCGCGGCCGTCGCGTCGACCGCCGGCTGCTCCGGCGAGGAGGACGACCCGGGGGGCTCGGGCACCGGCCTGAGCGGTGACGTCGACCGGGTCCCCGGCCAGCTGGTCGTCGCCGACTGGGCCGCCACCGACCCCGCCGGCGAGCGGCTCGTCGCGCCCTGCCTCGACGAGCTGTGCGTGTGGGACACCGCCTCCGGCGCGCTCCGGACGACGTACGACGGCGGGCGGGTCGTCGCGTGGTCGCCCGACGGCGAGCTGCTGGCCACCAGCGAGGTGGAGTCGAACCGGCCGGTCGTCGAGCTGCTCGACGCCGCGACCGGCGAGGTGTCGCAGACGCTCGTCGGTCACGACGAGGTCGAGCCGGGCGAGGGGGCCGAGGGGATCCAGGCGCTGGCGTTCGGAGCCGGCGGCGTCCTCGCCAGCGCCGGCCCCGACGGCACGGTCCGCCTCTGGTCGACCGACGACGGGTCCGCCGGCGCGGCCCTGGAGACCGCCTCCGACGCTCCGGACCAGCTCGCGTTCTCACCCGGCGGCTCCGTGCTCGCGGTCGCCGCCCCGGACGAGCCCGTCGAGCTGTGGGACCCGGCCTCGGGCGAGCAGGTCGCGGTCCTCGACGCGCCCCCGCAGGAGACCGTCGTCTACTCACCGGACGGGCGGCTGCTGGCGACGGCGACGAGCGCGGCCGACGCGGACGCCACGGTGACGCTGTGGGACACCGCGACGGGTGAGCCGCTGCGTACCTATCCCGGGGGCGTCCAGGCCTACCGGCTCGCCTTCTCACCCGACGGCGTGGTCCTGGCGATGACGCAGAAGGACGACGCGGACGTCCTGCTCTGGCCGGTGTCGGGGGACGCGACACCCCGCCGCGTGAGCGGCCTCGCCGAGCCGGCCCGCAGCGTGCTGTGGTCGCCGGACGGCTCGACCCTGTGGGCGGTCAGCGGCACCGAGGGCGTGGTCGCGCTCGACGCGCGCACCGGTCGCGAGCGTCGGAGGTTCGAGCTGCCGGAGGAATGA
- a CDS encoding LCP family protein has protein sequence MPPVSSPGLLDGSGRGPRTPAEERAARVRFRRAIALMVMTLLVPGSAQLVAGNRRIGLIALRVWLGVLASGALLLLVGLLHHQVLFTLFSDTGLLLALRLALMVGAIAWAALFLDAWRIGQPLTLGLAHRRAVVGVNGVLCLSVIGTMLFGAHMVAVQRDFILTMFGSDKVVGAHDGRFNVLLLGGDAGAGRWGLRPDSLTVASIDAETGRTVLIGLPRNLANFPFRDGTPMAEEFPDGFDCDGCYLNGVSTWAQDHSELFEDSENPGIDATVAAVEGITDLRINYWALVNLDGFKGLVDAVGGVTLNVRQPIPVGLPHEKTFHYIEPGVRKLNGHDTLWYARAREGSDDYSRMARQKCVMNAMLQQVSPQSAVRNFERIAQASADMISTNLPASELDTFMDLALKARGQKLSTLSLVPPMIVTSDPDIDLVRSKVEQAIDRAEGVATAKGGGAKPKPTPDSVTGGSLGSMAEGYAANQAEDLGAAC, from the coding sequence ATGCCACCCGTCTCTTCCCCCGGGTTGCTCGACGGCTCGGGCCGCGGGCCGCGCACCCCCGCCGAGGAGCGCGCGGCGCGTGTGCGCTTCCGTCGTGCGATCGCGCTCATGGTGATGACCCTCCTCGTGCCCGGCTCGGCCCAGCTGGTCGCGGGCAACCGGCGCATCGGCCTGATCGCGCTGCGCGTGTGGCTCGGCGTCCTCGCCTCGGGCGCGCTCCTGCTGCTGGTCGGGCTGCTGCACCACCAGGTGCTGTTCACCCTGTTCTCCGACACCGGGCTGCTGCTCGCGCTGCGCCTGGCGCTGATGGTCGGGGCGATCGCCTGGGCAGCGCTGTTCCTCGACGCCTGGCGGATCGGCCAGCCGCTGACCCTGGGCCTCGCGCACCGCCGTGCGGTCGTGGGCGTCAACGGCGTGCTGTGCCTCTCGGTGATCGGCACCATGCTCTTCGGCGCGCACATGGTCGCCGTCCAGCGCGACTTCATCCTCACCATGTTCGGCTCCGACAAGGTCGTCGGTGCCCACGACGGCCGGTTCAACGTGCTCCTGCTCGGCGGCGACGCCGGCGCCGGCCGCTGGGGCCTGCGGCCCGACTCGCTCACCGTCGCCTCCATCGACGCCGAGACCGGCCGCACCGTGCTCATCGGCCTGCCGCGCAACCTGGCGAACTTCCCGTTCCGCGACGGCACGCCGATGGCCGAGGAGTTCCCCGACGGCTTCGACTGCGACGGCTGCTACCTCAACGGCGTCAGCACCTGGGCCCAGGACCACAGCGAGCTCTTCGAGGACTCCGAGAACCCCGGCATCGACGCGACCGTCGCCGCGGTCGAGGGCATCACCGACCTGCGGATCAACTACTGGGCGCTGGTGAACCTCGACGGGTTCAAGGGCCTGGTCGACGCCGTCGGCGGCGTCACCCTCAACGTCCGGCAGCCGATCCCCGTCGGGCTGCCGCACGAGAAGACCTTCCACTACATCGAGCCCGGCGTCCGTAAGCTCAACGGGCACGACACCCTCTGGTACGCCCGGGCCCGCGAGGGCTCCGACGACTACTCGCGGATGGCGCGGCAGAAGTGCGTCATGAACGCGATGCTCCAGCAGGTCAGCCCGCAGTCGGCCGTCCGGAACTTCGAGCGGATCGCCCAGGCCTCCGCCGACATGATCTCCACGAACCTGCCGGCCTCCGAGCTCGACACGTTCATGGACCTCGCGCTCAAGGCCCGCGGCCAGAAGCTCTCCACCCTCTCGCTGGTCCCGCCGATGATCGTCACCTCCGACCCCGACATCGACCTGGTCCGCAGCAAGGTCGAGCAGGCCATCGACCGCGCGGAGGGTGTCGCCACCGCCAAGGGCGGCGGCGCGAAGCCCAAGCCGACCCCCGACTCGGTCACCGGCGGCTCGCTCGGCTCGATGGCCGAGGGGTACGCCGCCAACCAGGCCGAGGACCTCGGCGCCGCCTGCTGA
- a CDS encoding acyl-CoA thioesterase yields MSQPEHAGASGSPLEPLPPSYARVSLGQVVTVREANLLGNIHGGEIVKLADSAAGVVAQRHSGGQAVTAALDEMTFLEPVHVGDIVRTYAQVNWAGRSSMEIGVRIEAQPWDDPTVTSLHVASAYFVFVAVTPESGSRPVPPLRPETPDEVRRQREAEIRRAHRLARREEIESGRRGPRDT; encoded by the coding sequence ATGTCGCAGCCCGAGCACGCAGGAGCGTCCGGGAGCCCGCTCGAGCCCCTGCCGCCGTCGTACGCCCGGGTCTCCCTGGGCCAGGTCGTCACCGTCCGCGAGGCCAACCTGCTCGGCAACATCCACGGCGGGGAGATCGTCAAGCTCGCCGACTCCGCGGCCGGTGTCGTCGCGCAGCGGCACAGCGGCGGCCAGGCGGTGACCGCCGCGCTGGACGAGATGACCTTCCTCGAGCCGGTGCACGTCGGCGACATCGTCCGCACCTACGCCCAGGTCAACTGGGCCGGGCGGTCCTCGATGGAGATCGGGGTGCGCATCGAGGCCCAGCCCTGGGACGACCCGACGGTGACCTCGCTGCACGTCGCGTCGGCGTACTTCGTCTTCGTCGCGGTCACGCCCGAGAGCGGCTCGCGGCCGGTGCCGCCGCTGCGCCCCGAGACCCCCGACGAGGTACGTCGCCAGCGCGAGGCCGAGATCCGGCGCGCGCACCGGCTGGCCCGGCGCGAGGAGATCGAGTCGGGCCGGCGTGGCCCACGCGACACCTGA
- a CDS encoding LCP family protein, translated as MADRPRNGGPEGDPPEYGWLYGGKQGGASGPAGQEPPRRPRQPRPAREPRPDETRVMPVQPREGGRSRGAQPTQPVQPTPRPTPRPTPQRSPGGPGGPGGPTGPSRPAGRSRRGLRLPRPRVRWIFLLLLAWIAYLVVVPVLAWNDVEKVAFEPDGERPADQPGTTYLMVGSDSRSDLSPEERKRLGTGGAEGQRTDTIMLLHTGSGPNLLMSIPRDSNVEVPGYGTTKINAAYAFGGPKLLVRTIENATGIRIDDYVEIGMGGLAGVVDAVGGIEICPENAMKDPQAKLDIKAGCQEADGATALGYARSRKTYTRFGDTQRAQAQREVVAAIGTKVLSPWTVLNPFRYWDLNQSVPGFFAFGEGTSPIRAAMWAMAMTRVNGEAGLTCGVPISDLAVTWDPERSEQMFQAIIDDDTDSIPRRLCTPTGLPKEVTG; from the coding sequence ATGGCAGATCGTCCCCGGAACGGCGGGCCCGAGGGGGACCCGCCGGAGTACGGCTGGCTCTACGGCGGCAAGCAGGGCGGGGCGTCCGGCCCCGCCGGGCAGGAGCCCCCACGCAGGCCCCGGCAGCCCCGGCCGGCCCGCGAGCCGCGCCCCGACGAGACCCGGGTCATGCCGGTGCAGCCGCGCGAGGGCGGCCGATCGCGTGGCGCCCAGCCGACCCAGCCCGTCCAGCCGACTCCGCGCCCGACCCCGCGCCCGACCCCGCAGCGCTCCCCCGGCGGCCCCGGCGGCCCCGGCGGTCCCACCGGGCCCTCGCGCCCGGCCGGCCGGTCCCGCCGCGGCCTCCGGCTCCCGCGCCCGCGGGTGCGCTGGATCTTCCTGCTGCTCCTCGCGTGGATCGCCTACCTGGTGGTCGTGCCGGTCCTGGCGTGGAACGACGTCGAGAAGGTCGCCTTCGAGCCCGACGGCGAGCGGCCCGCCGACCAGCCGGGGACGACGTACCTCATGGTCGGTAGCGACTCCCGCAGCGACCTCTCGCCCGAGGAGCGCAAGCGGCTCGGCACCGGCGGCGCGGAGGGGCAGCGCACCGACACGATCATGCTGCTGCACACCGGCTCCGGGCCGAACCTGCTGATGTCGATCCCCCGCGACTCCAACGTCGAGGTGCCCGGCTACGGCACGACCAAGATCAACGCGGCGTACGCCTTCGGCGGCCCCAAGCTCCTGGTCCGCACGATCGAGAACGCGACCGGCATCCGCATCGACGACTACGTCGAGATCGGCATGGGCGGCCTCGCCGGCGTGGTCGACGCGGTCGGCGGGATCGAGATCTGCCCCGAGAACGCGATGAAGGACCCGCAGGCCAAGCTCGACATCAAGGCCGGCTGCCAGGAGGCGGACGGCGCGACGGCGCTCGGCTACGCGCGCTCGCGCAAGACCTACACCCGCTTCGGCGACACCCAGCGTGCGCAGGCCCAGCGCGAGGTGGTCGCGGCGATCGGCACGAAGGTGCTCTCGCCGTGGACGGTGCTCAACCCGTTCCGCTACTGGGACCTCAACCAGTCGGTGCCGGGCTTCTTCGCCTTCGGCGAGGGCACCAGCCCGATCCGCGCCGCGATGTGGGCGATGGCGATGACCCGCGTCAACGGCGAGGCGGGCCTCACCTGCGGCGTCCCGATCAGCGACCTGGCCGTCACCTGGGACCCCGAGCGCTCGGAGCAGATGTTCCAGGCCATCATCGACGACGACACCGACTCGATCCCGCGGCGGCTGTGCACTCCGACGGGACTGCCGAAGGAAGTGACCGGATGA